Proteins from a genomic interval of Rubinisphaera italica:
- a CDS encoding ISAs1 family transposase — MHSILDLPHGIPRKDVFRRVLIALNPEPFQRCFHTWISGLAEAARKSTGVGRTILSVDGKTARRSHDQAKGLKALHAVSVWAGDYGLTLAQTACTEKSNETTAIPEALKLVNCKGAIITIDAMGCQKAIASQIVEQGGDYVLALNGNHEKLHHAVKEYVDAQLDDDFKSIPARRHMTEETGYGPEERRIYVQMPLPKEIVSPHEWTGLKTIGVAMLTTVKNGKTTSDVRYFISSLTMGVKEFARSVRGHWAIENSCHWILDMVFREDESRIRQEWIRESFAWLNKFTLSLLKQHPTKQSIAMKRRRCAWNEEFLWEVLTNSIA, encoded by the coding sequence TTGCATTCCATCCTCGATCTTCCGCACGGGATTCCTCGCAAGGATGTGTTTCGTCGTGTGCTAATCGCTCTGAACCCTGAACCGTTTCAGCGTTGTTTTCATACCTGGATCTCAGGGCTGGCAGAAGCCGCCCGGAAGTCCACTGGAGTGGGTCGTACGATTCTCAGCGTCGATGGAAAAACGGCCCGTCGCAGCCACGATCAGGCCAAAGGATTGAAAGCCTTGCATGCGGTGAGTGTCTGGGCGGGCGACTATGGACTGACGTTGGCTCAAACCGCCTGCACGGAGAAATCGAATGAGACTACGGCGATTCCCGAAGCATTGAAGCTCGTCAATTGCAAAGGAGCCATTATCACCATTGACGCGATGGGATGCCAAAAGGCGATTGCAAGTCAGATCGTTGAGCAAGGGGGCGACTACGTGCTGGCACTCAATGGGAATCACGAGAAGCTTCACCATGCGGTCAAAGAATATGTCGATGCTCAGCTCGACGACGACTTCAAAAGTATTCCTGCTCGCCGACACATGACCGAGGAAACGGGATATGGTCCAGAGGAGCGCCGCATTTACGTACAGATGCCGCTGCCGAAGGAGATCGTCAGTCCACATGAGTGGACTGGTTTAAAGACGATTGGCGTGGCCATGTTGACGACAGTCAAGAACGGGAAGACAACATCGGATGTTCGCTATTTCATCAGCAGCCTAACAATGGGTGTGAAAGAATTTGCCCGGTCAGTCCGTGGTCACTGGGCGATTGAAAACAGTTGCCATTGGATTCTTGATATGGTATTTCGCGAAGATGAGTCCCGTATCCGACAGGAGTGGATTCGAGAGAGTTTTGCGTGGCTCAATAAATTCACACTCTCATTGCTCAAGCAGCACCCCACGAAACAAAGCATCGCAATGAAGCGACGGCGTTGTGCGTGGAACGAGGAATTTTTATGGGAAGTGCTGACAAATTCAATCGCTTAA